Proteins from a single region of Primulina tabacum isolate GXHZ01 chromosome 5, ASM2559414v2, whole genome shotgun sequence:
- the LOC142545882 gene encoding putative receptor-like protein kinase At1g11050, whose protein sequence is MGKFRILFPFLLFFINVNTNSAVNSSCPIDFTYVQTFPWDSSLCHEPAQSSCCQTLLSVFGMGLAQYLKQTSTFYLPDVNTSSSCIANFEESLASVSVSTSLFASCFNDTGEFVNRPSTSCAGIITTQDWTQKVRRSSPLESSCNGDLTGLTRCGLCLDAGLEVNSYLVSLQPNSTKCFFFTILYAAAIVNDFGPEDPRIASCIFGIPLYASKTGKKWNNTNRKLVFGFVGGFVGFCFAVILFFIYRNWEKRKRQHIVHEKYVSSVKSRVPNTGAKWFHVTELEHATNGFSQKNMIGQGGYGIVYKGTVSDGTEVAIKQILDMDSKADDEFANEAEIISMIRHRNLLALKGFCVTSDPFKGKRRYLVCDFMSNGSLDEHLFSSGRKPLSWPQRKNIILDVAKGLAYLHYGIKPAIYHRDIKATNILLDSDMKARVADFGLAKQSTEGQSHLTTRVAGTYGYLAPEYALYGQLTEKSDVYSFGILILEIMSGRRVLDASEPSKILITDWAWALLKSEKVEDIFHASIINDGPKGVMERFVLVGILSAHVMVSLRPTIADALKMLEGDIDIPRLPERPLPLSHHSFETSLNNSMSTNEGSRALPSSSGFR, encoded by the coding sequence ATGGGCAAATTCCGGATTCTTTTCCCTTTCCTCCTATTCTTCATCAACGTTAACACAAATTCTGCAGTTAATTCTTCGTGTCCAATTGATTTTACCTATGTGCAAACCTTCCCATGGGACAGTTCCCTCTGTCATGAACCAGCTCAATCCAGTTGCTGTCAAACTCTGCTTAGCGTTTTCGGCATGGGGCTTGCTCAATACCTTAAACAAACCTCCACGTTTTATCTCCCTGATGTGAATACTTCATCTTCTTGCATTGCCAACTTTGAAGAAAGTCTCGCATCTGTATCGGTTTCGACCTCTCTGTTCGCTTCGTGCTTCAATGACACGGGTGAATTTGTCAATAGGCCATCCACCAGTTGTGCGGGCATTATAACAACTCAGGACTGGACCCAAAAAGTACGTAGATCAAGCCCGCTTGAATCGTCCTGTAACGGAGACTTGACAGGATTGACAAGGTGCGGTTTGTGCCTAGATGCAGGATTGGAGGTGAATTCTTACCTGGTTTCTTTGCAACCCAATTCCACAAAATGCTTCTTCTTCACTATATTGTATGCTGCCGCTATTGTCAACGATTTTGGACCTGAGGATCCAAGAATAGCTTCTTGCATATTTGGCATCCCCTTATACGCATCAAAAACTGGTAAAAAATGGAATAATACGAACCGAAAACTCGTCTTCGGCTTTGTAGGAGGGTTTGTAGGATTCTGCTTTGCAGTgattctattttttatttacaGAAACTGGGAAAAGAGAAAAAGACAACATAttgtgcatgaaaaatatgtaagTTCAGTCAAATCTAGGGTACCCAATACAGGTGCTAAATGGTTTCATGTAACAGAGTTGGAACATGCCACCAATGGGTTCTCGCAAAAGAATATGATAGGGCAGGGTGGATACGGAATTGTGTATAAAGGAACGGTTTCCGATGGCACGGAAGTTGCTATCAAGCAAATTCTTGACATGGATTCTAAAGCGGATGATGAATTCGCTAATGAGGCAGAGATAATAAGCATGATAAGACACAGAAATCTTCTGGCTTTAAAGGGTTTTTGTGTTACAAGTGATCCATTTAAAGGTAAAAGAAGATATCTGGTTTGTGATTTCATGTCAAATGGAAGCTTGGATGAGCACCTTTTCAGTAGTGGAAGGAAGCCACTATCATGGCCCCAGCGTAAGAACATAATTCTAGACGTTGCAAAAGGGCTAGCCTACTTGCATTATGGTATCAAACCTGCGATTTATCATCGGGATATAAAGGCTACAAACATCCTTCTTGACTCAGATATGAAAGCAAGAGTTGCAGATTTTGGTTTAGCTAAGCAGAGCACAGAGGGCCAATCTCATCTTACCACAAGGGTTGCAGGCACATATGGATATCTAGCACCAGAATACGCCCTTTATGGACAATTAACAGAGAAAAGCGACGTTTACAGTTTTGGAATTTTGATTCTTGAAATTATGAGTGGGAGAAGGGTGCTAGATGCATCCGAgccttcgaaaattttgatcaCTGATTGGGCTTGGGCGCTTCTGAAATCTGAAAAAGTTGAAGATATATTTCATGCATCAATAATAAATGATGGGCCAAAGGGAGTCATGGAGAGATTTGTGCTCGTAGGAATTCTCAGTGCTCATGTAATGGTGTCACTTAGACCTACAATTGCTGATGCTCTGAAGATGCTTGAAGGTGATATCGACATCCCACGACTGCCCGAACGACCATTGCCTCTTAGCCACCATTCATTTGAAACATCGTTAAATAATAGCATGTCTACAAATGAGGGATCACGAGCTTTGCCAAGCTCTAGCGGTTTCCGATGA
- the LOC142545885 gene encoding 1-aminocyclopropane-1-carboxylate oxidase 5-like, whose amino-acid sequence MAIPVIDFSKLNGDERPKTLAQIGHCCEDWGFFQLINHGICEDLLERVKKVASECYKFEREPGFKNSKPVNLLKELVEKKSDENLVENVDWEDVFLLSDCNHDEWPSKTPGFKETMKEYRAELKKLAIKVMEAMDENLGLPKGYINKAFNGGKEEEENSAFFGTKVSHYPPCPRPDKVNGLRAHTDAGGVILLFQDDVVNGLQILKDGVWIDVQPIKNAIVINTGDQIEVLSNGKYKSVWHRVLALPEGNRRSIASFYNPSFNATIEPAEELVLAQNKLQMENSAKYPKFMFGDYMSVYAEQKFLPKEPRFQAVKAI is encoded by the exons ATGGCGATACCTGTAATTGATTTCTCAAAACTCAATGGAGACGAGAGACCCAAAACCCTGGCTCAAATTGGCCATTGCTGCGAAGACTGGGGATTCTTTCAG TTGATCAACCATGGAATCTGTGAGGATCTCCTGGAGAGGGTGAAGAAGGTTGCTTCAGAATGCTACAAGTTTGAAAGAGAGCCAGGCTTCAAGAATTCGAAACCGGTGAACCTGCTGAAGGAATTGGTTGAGAAGAAAAGTGATGAAAATTTAGTAGAAAATGTTGATTGGGAGGATGTGTTCTTGCTCTCAGATTGTAATCATGATGAATGGCCTTCAAAAACACCTGGTTTCAA GGAAACCATGAAGGAATACCGAGCTGAACTGAAGAAACTGGCGATCAAAGTGATGGAAGCAATGGACGAGAACTTAGGCCTGCCAAAAGGGTACATCAACAAGGCGTTCAACGGtggaaaagaagaagaagagaacTCGGCCTTTTTCGGGACAAAGGTGAGCCACTACCCACCATGCCCACGCCCAGATAAGGTCAACGGCCTCCGAGCTCACACAGATGCTGGAGGCGTGATCTTACTCTTCCAAGACGACGTAGTGAACGGCCTTCAAATCCTGAAAGACGGGGTTTGGATTGATGTGCAGCCGATCAAAAATGCCATAGTGATCAACACAGGCGATCAGATTGAAGTGTTGAGCAATGGCAAGTACAAGAGTGTCTGGCATCGGGTTTTGGCGTTACCGGAGGGGAACAGGAGATCGATTGCCTCGTTTTATAACCCATCTTTTAATGCCACCATCGAGCCCGCGGAGGAACTGGTACTTGCACAGAATAAGCTACAGATGGAGAATTCGGCCAAGTATCCCAAGTTCATGTTCGGGGACTATATGTCTGTTTATGCTGAACAAAAGTTTTTGCCTAAGGAGCCAAGGTTCCAAGCTGTGAAAGCAATCTAA